One genomic region from Chrysemys picta bellii isolate R12L10 chromosome 16, ASM1138683v2, whole genome shotgun sequence encodes:
- the SPATA19 gene encoding spermatogenesis-associated protein 19, mitochondrial, with translation MIISTWGVYILICKSIGRRFPPSKTPEIKVVETEMLSVLEHWLRKIEEEASKFFKQKLENKAETKATPSAGQGSGMTKSQSVQVSSTKLPVSSSSRGLLEERTKIQFIRWSQTRVYRVSSDMRNEAMRERLEQVRNSVSQVMLQAMQNNRSNTEIRATLSS, from the exons ATGATTATTTCCACGTGGGGCGTGTACATCTTGATCTGTAAATCGATTGGCCGTCGGTTCCCACCCAGCAAGACTCCG GAAATTAAAGTCGTGGAGACAGAGATGCTGTCCGTGCTAGAGCACTGGCTGAGGAAG ATTGAAGAAGAAGCTTCCAAGTTCTTTAAGCAGAAACTGGAAAACAAGGCAGAAACCAAAGCGACCCCTTCTGCTGGCCAAGGTTCAGGAATGACAAAGTCACAG TCTGTTCAAGTCTCTAGCACGAAACTGCCAGTGTCATCATCGAGCCGCGGTCTTCTGGAGGAGAGGACAAAGATCCAGTTCATAAGATGGAG TCAGACCCGGGTCTATCGAGTATCGAGTGACATGAGGAACGAAGCCATGCGGGAGAGGCTGGAACAAGTGCGAAACAG TGTGTCCCAGGTCATGCTTCAAGCAATGCAGAACAACAGGTCGAACACTGAGATCCGAGCCACGCTTTCAAGCTAA